In one Bacteroidales bacterium genomic region, the following are encoded:
- a CDS encoding DUF3822 family protein produces MRDFSFVDETIDLNRAHSYRLSIQFSLNGFSFSILDLIRGKYVALKHTNLEQEYTPDQKAEKIQEIFNSDPCLQVGYKKVMVLVVTPKSVLIPASYFKQKDLIQYFKFNYDLQELDEIHFNYLQDIEAYNIFSIPNPVSNVITAKFNNAQFYQQGLPLISYYINSAHGDNTCSALSINEDFIDIAVLNRSRLHLYNSYYWSAYDDIIYYLLYVYKQLNLEVSENELHVNGDMENRKELKNMISQYLKKIHYHKPPSEFTYSYTFTKDKSHHFTNLFRLNLCV; encoded by the coding sequence ATGAGAGATTTCTCTTTTGTTGATGAAACCATAGATCTCAACAGGGCACATTCATACAGATTATCCATTCAATTCAGTTTGAATGGATTTTCTTTTTCCATACTGGACCTGATCAGGGGTAAATATGTAGCACTCAAGCATACAAACCTTGAGCAGGAATACACCCCGGATCAAAAGGCTGAAAAAATTCAGGAAATATTCAATTCAGACCCCTGCTTACAGGTTGGATACAAAAAAGTGATGGTGCTTGTAGTGACCCCGAAATCTGTACTCATACCCGCTTCTTATTTCAAACAAAAGGATCTTATTCAATACTTTAAGTTTAATTACGACCTTCAGGAACTGGATGAAATTCACTTCAATTATCTTCAGGACATTGAAGCCTATAACATATTCTCTATTCCCAATCCGGTCAGTAACGTGATCACAGCAAAGTTCAACAATGCTCAATTTTACCAGCAGGGCCTCCCCCTGATCAGCTATTACATCAATAGCGCTCACGGAGATAATACCTGTTCTGCCTTATCCATCAATGAAGACTTTATTGATATTGCTGTGCTCAACAGGTCCAGACTGCATTTGTATAACAGTTATTACTGGTCTGCTTATGACGATATCATTTACTATCTGTTATATGTTTATAAACAACTGAACCTGGAGGTTTCAGAAAACGAACTGCATGTGAACGGGGATATGGAGAATAGAAAAGAACTAAAAAACATGATCAGTCAATATTTAAAAAAAATCCATTACCATAAGCCTCCTTCTGAATTTACCTATAGTTATACATTTACAAAAGACAAATCACATCATTTCACCAATTTATTCAGATTGAACCTGTGCGTATAA
- the rsmD gene encoding 16S rRNA (guanine(966)-N(2))-methyltransferase RsmD, which produces MRIISGKYGGRIFRPPKKLDARPTTDFAKENLFNILENRFDFDNLTALDLFAGTGNIGFELVSRGCKQVTAIEKNRKNIGFINRIIDQLGIDNLTVIKTDAFKFIASTHEQYDLIFADPPYSLEGIETLPSLINEYNLLRKGGYFILEHSKETVVPENSQFIEHRRYGHVHFSFFSSTS; this is translated from the coding sequence GTGCGTATAATTAGCGGAAAATACGGCGGCAGAATTTTCAGACCTCCCAAAAAACTGGATGCAAGACCTACCACTGACTTTGCAAAGGAAAATCTGTTTAATATACTGGAAAACCGGTTTGACTTCGACAACCTCACTGCACTGGATCTTTTTGCAGGTACAGGCAATATCGGTTTTGAACTGGTTTCCAGAGGATGTAAACAGGTGACAGCTATAGAAAAAAACCGGAAAAACATTGGGTTCATCAACCGGATCATTGATCAGTTAGGCATTGATAACCTTACAGTAATAAAAACAGATGCATTTAAATTTATTGCATCCACCCATGAACAATATGATCTCATATTTGCTGATCCCCCATACAGCCTGGAAGGCATAGAAACACTCCCCTCCCTTATCAATGAATATAACCTGTTGAGAAAGGGAGGATATTTTATTCTCGAACATTCCAAAGAAACGGTTGTTCCTGAAAATTCCCAATTTATCGAACACCGTAGATACGGTCATGTACATTTCAGTTTTTTTTCCTCCACTTCCTGA
- the htpG gene encoding molecular chaperone HtpG, with amino-acid sequence MESGKIGVTAENIFPIIKKFLYSDNEIFLRELLSNSVDATQKMKKIASVGDYEKDLGDLTIHVKVDKNNKTITVSDRGIGMTEEEIKKYINDVAFSSAQEFVNKYQDPAAIIGKFGLGFYSAFMVADKVEIYTQSYQEDAKAMHWVCDGSPEYQLEETEKEDRGTDIVVHLDKDSEEYMDENRVNEVLNKYCKFLPVPIAFGKKKDYDENGKEIETDEDNIINDTKPLWKEQPTELKDEDYKEFYRKLYPMAEDPLFYIHLNVDYPFNLEGILYFPKIRNNIEVQKNKIQLYANQVFVTDSVENIVPEFLTLLHGVIDSPDIPLNVSRTYLQGDPNVKKISNHITKKVADRLEELFKKDREDFENKWDDLKLFIEYGILTNEKFYERAKNFALFKNTDGKYFSFDEYQEYIKEKQTDKNNTLVYLYATDVEKQYSFIESAKEKGYDVLAMEGQLDTHFINFLEQKFENSHFARVDADVVDNLIQKEDKKETELSQEEQNELASIFKSQLPNIGNFNVTFEPLGENEEPLTITQSEFMRRMKDMAELGGGPMQFYGQMPDSYNLVVNTNHRLVEKIRQEKDEKLGNELTKINNEIKPLQDEKDRINKANEDKKDEEMPQADKDNLQDLDKQISEYQNQKESKLKEFAKENNLVKQLIDLALLANNMLKGESLDRFVKRSVDMID; translated from the coding sequence ATGGAAAGTGGAAAAATTGGAGTAACTGCAGAAAACATTTTTCCGATTATAAAAAAATTTCTCTATTCAGATAATGAAATTTTTCTGAGGGAACTTCTGTCCAATTCTGTGGATGCCACCCAAAAAATGAAGAAAATAGCCTCCGTCGGCGACTATGAAAAAGATCTGGGCGATCTGACCATACATGTGAAAGTGGATAAGAACAATAAAACCATCACCGTGTCGGACCGCGGAATTGGAATGACGGAGGAGGAGATAAAAAAATACATCAATGATGTGGCCTTCTCCAGTGCCCAGGAATTCGTCAATAAATACCAGGATCCGGCCGCCATTATCGGTAAATTTGGCCTGGGTTTCTATTCAGCCTTTATGGTGGCAGATAAAGTGGAAATTTATACCCAATCCTACCAGGAAGATGCAAAAGCAATGCACTGGGTTTGTGATGGCAGTCCGGAATATCAACTGGAGGAAACCGAAAAAGAAGACAGGGGCACAGATATAGTAGTGCACCTTGACAAGGATTCCGAAGAATACATGGATGAAAACAGGGTCAACGAGGTATTGAACAAATATTGCAAATTCCTCCCCGTGCCCATCGCTTTTGGTAAAAAGAAAGATTATGACGAAAATGGCAAAGAGATAGAAACTGATGAAGACAACATCATCAACGATACCAAGCCATTATGGAAGGAACAACCCACAGAATTAAAGGATGAGGATTACAAGGAATTCTACAGGAAACTCTATCCAATGGCCGAAGACCCTTTGTTCTATATTCACCTCAATGTGGATTATCCCTTTAATCTGGAAGGCATTCTCTATTTTCCGAAAATCAGGAACAACATTGAAGTCCAAAAGAATAAGATACAACTTTATGCCAACCAGGTTTTCGTTACCGATTCGGTAGAAAATATCGTACCCGAATTTCTGACACTGCTGCACGGAGTAATCGATTCTCCGGATATCCCCTTAAATGTGTCCAGAACTTATCTGCAGGGCGATCCGAATGTGAAGAAAATTTCAAATCACATCACCAAAAAAGTTGCCGACAGACTGGAAGAACTCTTCAAGAAGGACCGGGAGGATTTCGAGAACAAATGGGACGACCTGAAGCTTTTCATAGAATATGGTATTCTCACCAATGAAAAATTTTATGAAAGGGCCAAAAACTTTGCCCTTTTCAAAAATACAGATGGCAAATATTTCAGTTTCGATGAATACCAGGAATACATAAAAGAAAAACAAACCGATAAGAACAATACACTGGTATATCTTTATGCCACGGATGTGGAGAAACAATATTCATTCATCGAAAGTGCCAAAGAAAAAGGCTATGATGTACTTGCTATGGAAGGCCAGCTTGATACCCATTTCATCAACTTTCTTGAACAGAAATTTGAAAACAGCCATTTTGCCAGGGTAGATGCTGATGTGGTAGATAATCTCATTCAAAAAGAAGATAAAAAAGAAACCGAGCTATCGCAGGAAGAACAGAATGAACTGGCTTCCATTTTCAAAAGTCAGCTCCCCAACATCGGTAATTTTAACGTAACCTTTGAGCCACTGGGTGAAAATGAAGAGCCTTTGACCATTACCCAGTCTGAGTTCATGCGCCGTATGAAAGATATGGCAGAGCTGGGGGGTGGTCCAATGCAGTTCTACGGACAAATGCCTGACAGTTATAACCTGGTGGTCAACACCAACCATAGATTGGTGGAAAAGATCCGGCAGGAAAAAGATGAAAAGCTGGGCAATGAGCTGACAAAAATCAACAATGAGATCAAACCCCTGCAGGATGAAAAGGATCGGATCAACAAGGCAAATGAAGATAAGAAAGACGAGGAAATGCCCCAGGCTGACAAGGACAACCTGCAGGACCTGGATAAACAGATCAGCGAATACCAGAACCAGAAAGAAAGCAAACTGAAAGAATTTGCCAAAGAGAATAACCTGGTAAAACAACTGATTGATCTTGCCCTGCTGGCAAATAATATGCTGAAAGGAGAATCGCTTGACAGATTTGTTAAACGAAGCGTGGATATGATCGACTAA